The Gemmata palustris genome includes a region encoding these proteins:
- a CDS encoding CobW family GTP-binding protein, translating into MQSVPTNLITGFLGVGKTTAVIDLLQRKETGSRWAVLVNEYGAVSIDDALIEGSAPEGVTVKEVGGGCVCCASAPFLPVAIHFLLLEARPERLIIETTGLGHPARLLDSLRMSYHGRLDVRATLGIVDPHDFAKPEMRDNPIFIDQIQMADVLVMNKLDTATPELVADFQSWANGLFPPKLLIAGTTQGRIDPAWLDLSANDERFPLYPQEPGFPKGKGEQSRPNPLTPFPKKEGGTESEAVLSPSPFRGGVGEGLLSSPPKRYLTPPACGWVFDPADVFDEAKLLGLLANTKEVTRLKGVFHLADEWAAVNRAGTAMSVAPTAYRRDSRVEVFAEGLDWDRFERELMACLFPVPTA; encoded by the coding sequence ATGCAATCCGTTCCGACCAATCTGATTACCGGGTTTCTGGGCGTCGGGAAAACGACGGCCGTGATCGACCTGCTCCAGCGCAAAGAGACCGGTTCGCGATGGGCCGTACTGGTGAACGAGTACGGCGCGGTGTCGATTGATGACGCGCTGATCGAGGGGAGCGCCCCCGAGGGCGTGACGGTGAAGGAGGTGGGCGGCGGGTGCGTATGTTGCGCGAGCGCGCCGTTCCTGCCGGTCGCGATCCACTTCCTGTTACTCGAAGCGCGGCCCGAGCGACTCATCATCGAGACGACGGGCCTGGGCCACCCGGCCCGGCTGCTCGACTCGCTCCGAATGAGTTACCACGGGCGCCTCGACGTGCGCGCCACACTGGGGATCGTCGATCCGCACGATTTCGCGAAGCCGGAGATGCGGGATAACCCGATCTTCATCGACCAGATCCAGATGGCCGACGTGCTCGTGATGAACAAGCTCGACACCGCCACCCCGGAACTCGTGGCCGATTTCCAGTCGTGGGCGAACGGGCTGTTCCCGCCGAAGCTGCTGATCGCCGGGACGACCCAGGGGCGCATTGACCCCGCGTGGCTCGACCTCAGTGCGAACGACGAACGCTTTCCGCTGTACCCGCAGGAGCCTGGCTTCCCCAAAGGGAAAGGGGAGCAAAGCCGACCTAACCCCCTAACCCCCTTCCCTAAGAAGGAAGGGGGAACAGAATCAGAGGCGGTTTTAAGCCCCTCTCCGTTTAGGGGAGGGGTTGGGGAGGGGTTGCTTTCTTCCCCCCCCAAGCGCTACCTCACTCCCCCCGCCTGTGGGTGGGTGTTCGATCCCGCCGATGTGTTCGACGAAGCCAAACTCCTCGGGCTGTTAGCGAACACCAAAGAGGTGACGCGGTTGAAGGGCGTGTTCCACCTCGCCGACGAGTGGGCGGCCGTGAACCGGGCCGGCACCGCGATGAGCGTCGCGCCGACCGCGTACCGCCGCGACAGCCGCGTCGAAGTGTTCGCCGAAGGGCTCGACTGGGACCGGTTCGAGCGTGAATTGATGGCGTGTCTGTTCCCCGTGCCTACTGCGTAG